A DNA window from Candidatus Desulfatibia profunda contains the following coding sequences:
- a CDS encoding SRPBCC family protein: protein MTKFEASVVIKQPVARVFAFAANFDNHSKWQTDILESRQTSQGPFGPSSTYRRVNKFLGQSIETDWFITEHEPDRRCSYKITSGTVTGETSLIFEPVDCGTKLTTTGAIDLGFFRMVKAFVVRKVKQQLQNDLNRLKNILENGS from the coding sequence ATGACAAAATTCGAAGCCAGCGTTGTAATCAAACAACCGGTTGCAAGGGTTTTTGCGTTTGCGGCCAATTTTGACAACCACTCCAAATGGCAAACCGATATTCTGGAATCCAGACAAACCTCCCAAGGACCTTTTGGACCGAGCTCGACCTACCGCCGTGTGAACAAATTTCTGGGTCAAAGCATCGAAACCGATTGGTTTATAACGGAACATGAGCCGGACCGCCGATGCTCCTATAAAATAACATCCGGAACGGTTACCGGCGAAACCAGCCTTATCTTCGAACCGGTTGATTGCGGAACCAAGCTCACAACCACCGGTGCCATAGACCTCGGATTTTTTAGAATGGTTAAGGCATTCGTTGTCCGCAAGGTCAAACAGCAACTGCAAAACGATCTGAACAGGCTGAAAAATATCCTGGAAAATGGTTCCTGA
- a CDS encoding DUF169 domain-containing protein — protein MTHQNYQETAETIRNDLRLKTLPVAVKFLKNKTDFPEKTRQPSAVLGKRVTICQGVTMARNYGWTVGLAREDLICVPAMIVFGFSGAADPAETLGKLFCEVDFAQNEQKGAAEIEAMVRLENNEYEAVVLAPLQKGLFDPDTIAFYGNPAQVMRLVQALVYQTGRRIKGNFGGKVECSEYLIAPYKTRAPRIAMPGMGDRIFSMTQDDEMVFSIPGMLLEELAQGLKAAGKKIGARYPVTFYQNFEPEFPKPYKKLAEELGLF, from the coding sequence ATGACCCATCAAAACTATCAGGAAACAGCCGAAACCATTCGCAACGATTTGCGGCTCAAAACCCTTCCCGTGGCCGTCAAATTTTTAAAAAACAAGACCGATTTTCCGGAAAAAACCCGACAGCCGTCTGCTGTGCTGGGCAAGCGCGTTACCATCTGTCAGGGTGTTACCATGGCCCGCAACTATGGCTGGACCGTAGGGCTCGCGCGCGAAGACCTGATTTGTGTGCCGGCCATGATCGTTTTTGGCTTCAGCGGTGCTGCCGACCCGGCTGAAACCCTTGGAAAGCTGTTTTGCGAGGTTGACTTTGCCCAAAACGAGCAAAAAGGTGCCGCCGAGATCGAAGCCATGGTTCGCCTGGAGAATAATGAATATGAAGCCGTTGTTTTGGCGCCGTTGCAAAAGGGCTTGTTCGATCCGGATACCATCGCCTTTTACGGCAACCCCGCCCAGGTGATGCGCCTGGTCCAGGCGCTGGTTTATCAGACCGGCCGGCGCATCAAGGGCAACTTCGGCGGCAAGGTGGAATGCAGCGAATACCTGATCGCTCCATATAAAACCCGGGCGCCCCGTATCGCCATGCCGGGGATGGGAGACCGCATTTTTTCCATGACCCAGGATGATGAAATGGTGTTTTCCATCCCGGGAATGCTTCTGGAAGAACTGGCCCAGGGCTTGAAAGCGGCCGGCAAAAAGATCGGTGCCCGCTATCCGGTGACATTCTATCAGAACTTTGAACCGGAATTCCCCAAGCCGTATAAAAAACTGGCCGAAGAACTAGGTCTGTTCTAA
- a CDS encoding ribonuclease H-like domain-containing protein — MLKNTFRQVPGIGFKTEQRIWNSGIMEWDEFKAPYPRGFSWRQLDDLESFLEESKKQLENRNPGFFTRRLPPKLHWRLLPEFRDSIAYLDIETTGTAAGYDRITTIVLYDGKTVYWYVSGQNLENFKTDVQKYDVIVSYNGKCFDIPFVESDLGLRLDQAHIDLRYILASLGYKGGLKRCETLLGLDRGELKGVDGFFAVRLWHDYQRNNNIKALDTLLAYNIQDAVSLETLMVTAYNLKIKATPFADSHRLPSPPEPLVLFRPDRETIERLKRETYYTY, encoded by the coding sequence ATGCTAAAAAACACCTTCCGCCAAGTGCCGGGGATCGGTTTTAAGACTGAACAGCGAATATGGAATTCGGGAATCATGGAATGGGATGAATTTAAGGCGCCCTATCCGCGCGGTTTTTCCTGGCGGCAACTGGATGACCTTGAAAGCTTTTTGGAGGAATCCAAAAAACAGCTCGAAAACCGCAATCCCGGCTTTTTCACCCGCCGCCTGCCGCCGAAGCTTCACTGGCGGCTGTTGCCCGAGTTCAGAGATTCGATTGCATATTTGGACATTGAGACCACCGGCACGGCTGCCGGTTACGACCGCATCACCACCATTGTGCTGTATGACGGCAAAACCGTATACTGGTATGTCAGCGGCCAGAATCTTGAAAATTTTAAGACCGATGTCCAAAAATACGATGTGATCGTCAGCTATAACGGCAAATGCTTTGATATCCCTTTTGTTGAGAGCGACCTTGGTTTGCGTCTTGATCAGGCTCATATCGATTTGCGGTACATTCTGGCAAGCCTGGGATATAAAGGCGGCCTGAAGCGCTGCGAGACCCTGCTGGGATTAGACCGGGGAGAACTCAAAGGCGTTGATGGATTTTTCGCCGTTAGGCTATGGCACGATTATCAGAGAAACAACAACATAAAAGCCCTGGACACGTTGCTGGCTTATAACATTCAGGACGCGGTCAGTCTTGAAACCCTGATGGTTACGGCGTACAATCTGAAGATCAAAGCGACGCCCTTTGCCGACAGCCACCGTTTACCTTCGCCGCCGGAACCCCTGGTTTTGTTCCGGCCGGATCGCGAAACCATAGAACGGCTAAAACGGGAAACCTACTATACCTACTGA
- a CDS encoding aldo/keto reductase, which yields MTIAGKPIMLFHIGMALQQTDKRIAPASKSMGKTADAVRTDLETSLNQLQRDYIDLYQCHFVRNDQEYQQILSPGGALEGLVRARDEGLIGHIGITSHNLDLLERVVDEGFFETIMVCYSFLEPKAEESVIPGALAKNIGVIAMKPFSGGAIDDPAPALKYVLAQDGILIIPGVESKALFDQNWEIFNGSHALNDAERSQIESVRKQYENSFCRRCDYCQPCSEAIPIQLILGVRSAFKRFGKNFLQEGWPREAIAKARNCSECGECLPRCPYQLPIPDLIKENLRWVDEQL from the coding sequence TTGACAATTGCCGGTAAACCGATCATGCTTTTCCATATCGGCATGGCGCTGCAGCAAACCGACAAGCGCATTGCCCCGGCATCAAAATCCATGGGCAAAACAGCGGATGCTGTTCGCACCGACCTGGAGACCAGCTTGAATCAACTGCAACGGGATTATATCGACCTTTACCAGTGCCATTTCGTGCGCAATGACCAAGAGTATCAGCAGATACTGTCACCGGGCGGCGCCCTTGAAGGTCTGGTGCGGGCCAGAGATGAGGGCCTGATCGGCCATATCGGCATCACCAGCCACAACCTGGACCTGTTGGAGCGGGTTGTCGATGAAGGTTTTTTCGAAACCATTATGGTCTGCTACAGCTTTCTTGAGCCTAAAGCAGAAGAATCTGTCATCCCAGGGGCGCTTGCCAAAAACATCGGCGTTATTGCCATGAAACCCTTTTCCGGCGGCGCCATCGACGACCCGGCACCGGCACTCAAATACGTCTTGGCCCAGGATGGTATCCTGATCATACCCGGCGTTGAATCCAAAGCGCTTTTCGATCAAAACTGGGAAATCTTTAATGGCAGCCACGCGCTGAACGATGCTGAAAGGTCGCAGATCGAAAGTGTCCGAAAACAGTACGAAAACAGTTTTTGCCGGCGCTGCGATTACTGCCAGCCCTGCAGCGAGGCGATTCCCATTCAGCTGATTCTGGGTGTGCGTTCCGCTTTCAAAAGATTTGGCAAAAACTTCCTGCAAGAGGGCTGGCCGCGGGAAGCCATCGCCAAGGCCAGAAACTGCTCGGAGTGCGGGGAGTGTTTGCCTCGCTGCCCGTATCAACTCCCCATCCCGGACCTTATCAAGGAAAACCTTCGGTGGGTCGATGAACAGCTATAA